In the genome of Quercus robur chromosome 3, dhQueRobu3.1, whole genome shotgun sequence, one region contains:
- the LOC126716515 gene encoding probable trehalose-phosphate phosphatase 3: protein MEFNPKERFDDRDTINGSYDVWLKNHPSALSSFDEIKRVAHEKQIVVFLDYDGTLSPIVNDPSQAYMSDAMRSAVRKVGKHFPTSIISGRSRDKVFQFVRLNNIYYAGSHGMDISTPSVFLYYGYHKHQTRTIDEKGNDMVNFCPAQDFLPIIQTIKVMLQEITRGIKGAMVEDNKFCLSVHFRCVNEDNVGVLKEKVESAMKSYKDFRISDGKEVMEIRPNINWDKGLALQYLLDTIGFQNYSEVLPIYIGDDKTDEDAFKMIKSIGRGFPIVVSSTPKETEALYSLRDPIEVMSFLIRLAKWKKDCGYKKTSLFGMFRRW, encoded by the exons ATGGAATTCAACCCAAAAGAAAGATTTGACGACAGAGATACAATTAATGGTTCTTATGATGTATGGCTG AAAAATCATCCTTCTGCCTTAAGCTCTTTTGATGAAATAAAGAGAGTGGCTCATGAGAAACAGATTGTTGTATTTTTGGATTACGATGGAACCCTCTCACCAATTGTAAACGACCCTAGTCAAGCTTACATGTCTGATGCA ATGCGTTCGGCGGTAAGAAAAGTTGGTAAACATTTCCCAACTTCAATTATCTCTGGAAGGTCTAGGGATAAG GTGTTCCAATTTGTGAGATTAAATAATATCTATTATGCTGGAAGTCATGGGATGGATATATCAACCCCATCAGTTTTTCTCTATTACGGTTACCACAAGCATCAAACTAGGACTATTGATGAAAAG GGTAATGACATGGTTAACTTCTGCCCAGCACAGGACTTCTTGCCTATAATTCAAACA ATAAAGGTTATGTTGCAAGAAATAACAAGAGGCATAAAAGGTGCCATGGTTGAAGACAATAAATTTTGCCTCTCCGTACACTTTCGATGTGTGAATGAAGAT AATGTTGGCGTACTTAAAGAGAAGGTGGAATCTGCAATGAAATCCTATAAAGACTTCCGTATATCCGATGGAAAAGag GTCATGGAAATCCGACCTAATATAAACTGGGATAAAGGTCTTGCTTTGCAATATTTACTTGATACTAttggttttcaaaattataGCGAGGTCCTTCCTATATATATAGGAGACGATAAAACTGATGAGGATGCTTTTAAG ATGATTAAGAGCATTGGAAGAGGATTTCCTATAGTTGTTTCATCTACTCCAAAGGAGACAGAAGCCCTATACTCTTTACGTGACCCAATAGAGGTCATGTCCTTCCTAATACGTTTAGCAAAGTGGAAAAAGGATTGTGGATATAAAAAAACATCTTTGTTTGGTATGTTTAGGAG ATGGTGA
- the LOC126716514 gene encoding uncharacterized protein LOC126716514: MDSEIVDRIQWIQLTTDEDETITVRPLRRKEILEEYSLSLIGKFLTTKPINIRVAKNLLRSMWKMGEDLKMVELGDGLLQFKFSMECQLNWVWNNGPWCFDNQILVLRRWEKGMTARSVTFTHMPIWVQVWGLPFDLITEEAAHDIGQGLGKVIEVDCKALKTDQARFLRIKVEVPLEKPLRRGGPVVSPKGDEARVAFRYKRLVGWCFACGRVGHDVKECRSASEEDRRVKPYGEWLKAGTRGRPDTPRSNQKIPDQRRREPEAATPLRHPEAATPPPHTPAVPPETLNAATEKPKNPETVLPNPTNTF, from the coding sequence ATGGATTCTGAAATAGTGGACCGCATTCAATGGATACAACTTACGACAGACGAAGATGAAACCATTACAGTACGTCCTTTGAGAAGAAAGGAGATCCTGGAAGAATACTCCTTGAGTTTAATCGGTAAGTTTCTTACAACTAAACCTATTAATATTAGAGTAGCCAAGAATTTACTAAGATCTATGTGGAAGATGGGGGAAGACTTGAAGATGGTGGAACTGGGTGACGGTCTACTACAGTTCAAATTTTCAATGGAGTGCCAACTGAATTGGGTTTGGAACAACGGGCCGTGGTGTTTTGATAACCAAATCCTTGTATTGCGGAGATGGGAAAAAGGTATGACTGCCCGTTCTGTGACCTTCACCCACATGCCGATTTGGGTCCAAGTTTGGGGGCTGCCATTTGATTTAATCACTGAAGAAGCTGCGCACGATATCGGGCAAGGGCTAGGCAAGGTCATTGAGGTGGACTGTAAAGCTCTCAAAACAGACCAAGCCCGGTTCCTCCGAATCAAGGTAGAGGTGCCGCTGGAAAAACCATTGAGGCGAGGTGGACCAGTGGTTAGTCCAAAAGGTGATGAAGCTAGAGTAGCTTTCCGGTATAAGAGGCTGGTCGGCTGGTGTTTCGCATGTGGGAGGGTAGGCCACGACGTTAAAGAGTGTAGGTCGGCGAGCGAGGAAGACAGGAGAGTTAAGCCATATGGAGAATGGTTGAAAGCAGGCACTCGCGGCAGACCTGACACACCGAGAAGCAACCAGAAAATCCCAGACCAGCGCCGGCGTGAACCCGAAGCAGCGACTCCACTGCGACATCCCGAAGCAGCGACTCCACCACCACATACGCCAGCTGTACCTCCAGAAACATTAAATGCTGCTACAGAAAAGCCGAAAAATCCGGAAACTGTTTTGCCCAACCCGACAAATACGTTTTAG